The Merismopedia glauca CCAP 1448/3 region CTGGCAACCGAACCGACACCAGAGCGGATTAAGGCGCTAGTCGATGAGTATTTAGCCGAATCTTTGGACTCTCACCTGATGTCAATCCTGTCAAAGCGATCGCTATAGGGCTTTTGATTGGTACAAAATAATTATAAGTCTTCGTCTTCGGGATAAGAATGCAGGAGATTACCTGTATGTTGACGTAAATCTTCAATATAAGCCGTTAAAGCCACTTGACTGGCTTCTAAAGTTGCTAGTTCACCCGAACCAAAAATTGCTTTCAATGCAGTATCGCAGTCTTTAACAGGTACGATCTTCTGTTTGACTAAATCAAAGCTATGTACCTCAATATTTTTGAGAATTAATTGCTCTAAACACCAAATTTGATGATGAAGAGGCTCAACAATTTTGGCAATTCCACAATTAGCTAAGGCTCGTAAACAGCGTTTATCTCCGGTTAATAAATAACTCGGATCGCCTTGTTGATTGAGGTAGCTGACATAACTAATTAAAATAGCTTCCCCAGCATCTATTCCTTCAATGTTTTGAAGTTCGAGCCAGAGGTTTTGATTAACTTCATCGGCTGAGATTTTCGAGCAGGATTCAGCAATAGATAAGGCTGAGGCTAAGTTATATTTGACGGGTTCGTTGCCTTGTTGACGCTTAGCTTCTCGCTCTTGAAGGCGGCTAAATTTATACTTAGCAGTTTCCAGAATCTTCAGAATAGAAACATCAATATCTAAACTTTTTAAGGTTTCATCAAGCAGGTCACAAGTGGCTAGTTTTAAAATTATATCATTGTCTAAACAATACCAACCGACTGACAAAGTTCGACTCCTAATACCTTTTCTAAATATTCATAACTGTCATCATCAAATCGATCCCAGTCTAATCTGTCAGCTAAATATTTATTGATGATTTGTTGTCCATTAGGATGGAGACATGATGGCTCTTTGGCAGAAATATCGCTTTTGTCTAACCCTAAATTGATGGCAAATTGGTTGGCACAATATTCTGCTTCATCTGGGGAATCCAAGTCAATATTTTCCTCAACGAGCATTCCTTCGGTTAAATGTCCGAGTGCTAAATGTCCGAGTTCGTGGGCTAAGATGAAAGCTAATTTAGCTGAATCTTGGTGATGAGCGCCAATGATGATAACAGGGCGATTTCGATGCCATTGGATCGTCCCTTCTATTGGGCGGGTATGTGGCGGAAAATGAGAGAAATGAAGGACGGCAATTCCTTGTTGCCAACAATAATCGAGCAGGGCGGTTAAATCAATTTGGGGCGATAGGGTCAGAGAGACCCTTCCGTTCCACGGAAGGGCTTCCTCTGACTTCGTGAGAATTTGGGATCTAATTTGATTAACATCGGCAGGTATGTTTGTAAAAGTCGCCTCAGTTCCATAAGCGACCATTTCCGCTAGACGATGAACTAAGGAATGAGCCACGAGAGTACGATGATTTGGACTGAGATGTTGTTTAAACTTAGTGTGAGGTTGGGGTTTGAATCTCGGTGGTTCGTCTTTGGCTAATAAAGATTTTAAGTCTAAGCCGAGACGCTTAGCAATATAACCTGCACCTTCTAAGACAGCCACAGGTTTGGTTTCTAGTTCTTCATTCCACCAAGAAGGAAGGGCGCACTCTCGAATATAGTTTGGCTCAATTCCTAATTGGGAAAGCTTGTGATAGAGGTCAGACATAGAAATAGTGGGTGTCATTGTCTCCTCTAGATGGCTCTAAATTGATGATAAGCTGTGACGCATTTAATTTAGTAGTTGAGAGTGACGCGGTGACACGGAGAGGGTTCGTTGGCAAAGCGTGCTGGAAGCAGATCGCGAACGACTTAACTAAATCATATGCAATTAAGCTGCTGTGCAGCTTAGTGCTGTTATTCTGAGTTTTTTTGGGTCAGAAACTCTTTTAATTGTAACATTCCTGTGGCTATGGGCACCAGATCTTGCCTGTTATGGAAGCATATGTTGTCCACCAGTAAAGAGTCACTCAAATGTTGCTCAAAGAGTCATACAATGGCAATCTGTGTGTGGCGAGGCGATCGCTTTTCAACTATGGGCAGAGCTAGAGGTAGAGAAATCACGGAGGCGGACTTAGAGGAGATACTGGGGGAGAGAAGTTCAAGTCAAAAGTCAAAAGTCATTGGCGCAGCCGCCCCGAAGGGGCTAAGTCAAAAGTTAGAAAAGACGCGAGATATTGCGTCGGTACAAAAGTTGGAACTCAGGAAAAATCGGGCTATTTCTCCCCAGTCTCCCCAGTCTTCCGTAATTGACGTATCTTCAGTGGAGGTGATCTCAGAACCGCACTCAGGTTTCGAGCGCTATCCTCTTACTCCCACCGAATTAGAAGCCAAAGCTCAACTGGAAGCCCAAGTTAGAGAAGCCTTTGCCATTGCTGGCAAGGCTTTGAAGGAACTGAGAGATCGCCGTCTGTATCGTGCTACCCACAGGACATTCGAGGCATACTGTCGAGACAGGTTTAAGTTTTCTCGAATCTCTGCTCATTACAAAATTGGAGCCGCAGAGGTGTATGAAAATCTGCGGGATAATTTGTTAACTATTAGCGAACAAATTCCCTTACCGACTCATGAAAGTCAGGTACGAGATTTAATCAAAGCCAATCTCAAAGCTCAAGACCAAGTAAGGGTATGGCAGGAAGCAGTAGAGCAAGCTGGAGGTAATATTCCCTCCGGTCGCCTAGTCAAGCAAATTGTCCGAGAAATGTTTCCGCCTACGGATTTTCCCGATATTAGAGTCAATGATGTCTGTCAACTACTAGTCAAAGATAACCCCGAATTGACAGGGAAAAATAAGTGCTGGGGTGTAGTCTTTGAGGTCTTAGAAACGGTTTGCTGGGTAGCCTGTTGGGATGGGCAATATCAAGTGCCTAAAGAGAATCTGCAACCATTTGAGTATTCCCCCGCCGAACAAAAAAGTATGGCTAAGCTAGAGCAAAGGTTGCGTTCGTTTCAAAATGGAGCGGTGGTGGTGGAAGCTGCGTCTTACTCGATTTTGCAGCAGTTGGGCAAGCTGGAGCGACCTTTTCTCACGGTGCTGGAGGAGGGGCTGCTGGGGTTTCTGGAGGAAGAATATGGGATTGTGACGTAGCTAGCTTAGTCTTTTAGGGGGTATATGTGCTATAATATCGGATTAATAACGCTCTTAGCTGACTTATTCCCCATTTTCCTTCTTTATTTCATGACTCTTAATGTCTAGACGAGATGATTTGCATTTCTCCCTGCGACGCACCTTAGAAAAAGACGATTGGCTCATCACCGACGATCCGTTAGTTTTGGTGTTAGAGAAAACATTACTCAAAGCCGATTTGGGAGCCGAAAAGTTTTTCACTGCCGATAATGGATAACTCACTAACTTATGCAGAAATTTTAACCCAGGTGTTGCGGAAAGCATCACAGACACAACCTCGGTTACAGACTCTGAAAATTAGTTCAGTCTGCGACCCTGAGTCGGGACAATTCCTGATGGTGGCAACAGGTTGGCACAAAAGTGTTTGGATGAATACCATCTTGTTTCATGCTCGGCTGGTAGATAGCAAAGTAGTGATTGAAGATGATAATCTGGAAGAGGGACTTACAGATACCTTAATTACAGCCGGAATTGCCCCAGAAGATCTCGTGACGGGACTTTCCCAGGAACAGAGACCAATAAGCTTACAACTTTAATCCTCCCAAGAGACAGTGAATCCCAGCAGTTAAATCCAGTATTTGGGCTAATTATTCGGAAAAGTTCCCATTTAATCGACTCATGGGGCGCTCCCCAAATCTCAACATTTGGTCTAGATCGAGAGACAATTTTACTGGCTACTTAGCGATCCGATCGCTCAGAGGTAAATATAGCTGAAATAGCCGACGTTGCGTGTAGTACTTATGTACGATGCGTAAGTTCTATAGTCATCAAAGCGCCTCTGTGCCTTCATTGAGAATGGAGAGATAGCGATCGTAGACAAAAATGCGATCGCGTTGTCTTCCAGTCAACTCCCGCAACATTCCCGCTTGAGTCAATAATTCTAGGGTTTTGGAAACAGTGGGACGGGATAAATTCACCCGATCGCTCAGATCTTCTATAGTACAGATAGGTTTTTGTGACAGAGCTAGATGTACTTGTAATGCCGAGCCAGCAATTCGTCCCCAAGTACCAATTGTCTGGCGATCTCCCGTCAATAATTCGATGGTGCGATCGGCAGCACTAATAGCCAAGTCTGCCGTAGCAATCGTACCTCTCAAAAAAAACTCCAACCAAGCTTCCCAATCCCCTTCTAATCGAACCTGCTGGAGTAATTCATAGTATTGCGCTCGATGCTGCTTGAAGTATAAACTCAAATACAGAATTGGCGACATTAAAGCTTTTTCCGCACACAGAATCAGAGTAATTAACAATCTGCCCAACCGACCGTTACCATCTAAAAAAGGGTGAATTGACTCAAATTGGACGTGAGCCAGAGCAGCTTTCATCAGAGTCGGGGTACGTGCGGGTAGATCGTTGAGAAAGGCTTCGAGATTGTACAAGCACATCCCCAATTCTTCTGGTGGTGGTGGGACATAGATAGCTCTAGCTGGTTCGCTACCCCCAATCCAGTTTTGATTGGTGCGAAATTCTCCAGGGCGACTTTGGCTGCCTCTACCTGTAGCCAGTAATTCGGCATGAACCTCTCGAATCAGCCGTAAAGATAGTGGCATTCCATCAGACTGTATTCGTCGCCATCCCCACTCCAGGGCACGAACATAGCCAGATACTTCTCGCACATCTTCTAGGGTAACTCCTGGAGCTTCAACATTTTCGTACAAGAGCAGATCCGAAAGAGATGATTGGGTGCCTTCAATTTGCGAAGAGAGTACCGCTTCTTTGCGGACGTACATATAAATCAGTAAGTTGATTTCCGGTAACTGTCGCCCCAATCCATCCAACCTGCCCAACGCCCGATTTGCCTGTTCCACTAGATCCCAGAGAAAATCGAGGTTTAGTGGGGGATTTGGAGGTAGGGGATGAGGAATGTAGGCATCAAAGGGAGTATTGTGGGTAGTACAGTGTACGTAACGACCTTGGATTTGGCGTAGCACGATGGGGGAAGCTATGAAACTTTAAGCTACTATCTTTACATAGTTTAGATCTATTGGCAATTATTAAATTCAATTTATTGGCTCAATTGCTTTGCGGTAAATAGTTCTAGACTTATGTAACTTTATGACATAACTCTATCGGTTATGTAAAAAATCAGTTTTTATTTACATAAGCCCTCTCGCTCACCGTTAAAGATTATGAAAGCTTGGAGCGAAAAAGAGCCATGACGATTTCGATCTAGCTTAAACTATAAGTACCTCAACAGAATTAATTGTATATTTCCGATTCCTATGCCCAAGGTAGGCGGTGTCGGAGGTTTCCAGCCCCGCAGGGGCGGCTGCGCCAACCGACACTTAAGCCTACCGCCATGCCCTATGCCCCGTGCCCAAAACCAACTTATACAATTAATTTTGCCTACCTACTTATACGAGCCACAATTATCTATTCCTTAGTTTCCCAATCTACTTCACGACCTCGATCTGCATGACGTTCTCGGTCGATTTGGGCAAAAATTGTCTCTAGTTCCCCATCGCCTTTCCAAGCACCAATGACTGGTTGTAATTGTTGCCATCGCTTTTGGTTGTCGCTTAAAGAGCGCTCGGAAATTTCTACCATAACGTTGTAGTCTAATTTTAGCTCCACTTCCTGTCCGTGCGATCGCCATCGACTTCAATATTACTAGACCTAGACCTAAATCCTGAAATCCCGTGAAATCTCTCCATTGCCCTCACCTATTTGCCTGGTCAACCTTTGACACCGAACGCAACATCGATTTCAATAGTATTGCCTGGATTCGACCTGCGGGAAACATTCTGATTGACCCCCTTCCCTTATCAGAACATGATTGGAAACACCTGCAAGCGCTAGGTGGAGCGGCATGGATTATCCTTACTAACTCAGACCATATTCGAGCATCTCAGGAAATAGCTTCCCAAACATCAGCCCAAATAGCTGCCCCTAGTTTAGAGCAATCTACTTTCCCAATTCCCTGCAATCGCTGGCTGCAAGATGGAGATGAAGTGGTGGAGGGATTACAGGTAATAGAATTGCATGGCTCGAAAACACCTGGAGAGTTGGCACTTTTGTTAGAGGAAACGACTTTGATTACCGGAGATTTAGTCCGCGCTCATCAACCACATCGGTTGATGCTGCTGCCAGATGCTAAGCTCAAAGATAAATCGGCGGCGTTAGCTTCACTCAAGCGATTGGCAGAATTAGAGAAGGTTGAAACCGTGTTGGTAGGGGATGGATGGTCTATTTTCTCTCAGGGGCATCAATATCTGCACAATTTAGCAAATTTATCGGTTAATTAGACCTCTGGCAAAATTAGAAAAATCTGTGTAAGTTGAGTCTGGGCATGGGGCATCTCTCAAGTGTATGTTTTTCAGATTTCGGGTTTCAGGGGACAAGGGAGACAAAGTAGTGCAGTCATTAAATCGGGAACTATCACCGCCTCAAGGGGTCGATCGAAGTCCAATCCCATGCTCACGAGCGGTATCTCCTCCATCAGTCGGCTTGGGGTCTGGCAAGTCAAATAATCTACTACCTATTATAGCCTGTTTACACATTATAATGTTAATTTTGTTCCCTTGATCGGCTACTAAGAATTAGCCATTCTCTCCCTTGTCCCTTTAGCCCTTGGGACAGTCAGATATAATAAGACTACAGTTGGGGGGAAAAAATGCCAGGGACTAAAGCTAGTGGCAGACCAGGGGGAAATCCAGATTTCGGGACTAAGTATGGTTGGAAAACCGAGCGAGAAGAACCTTTGACGGAAAGTTTGAGCCTGCGCGTCACAGCTTCGATGAAATCCGAGCTACAGCACTTGGAAAACTGGCAGGAACTAGTCAGAGAAGCTATTCGCCTGAAGTTATCCCTGCACTCATCTTCTCAATTTCCTTCATCAACATCCCCCACCAGTCAACAAGCTGGTTCGAGCAAATCTATCAAAAGTTGAACATTGGGTTTCTCAAGGTAAGCTTTCTTGAGAAGCTTCGTCTGCTATCACCAGCGATTCGAGGGCAAGCAATGAGTTAATTTATAGTTTGAGCGATCGCATTTGTCCTACAATTTAGGTTGATTGTTGATTGAGATAGTTAAAAACCTTTTTCTTGGTGAATTTCGGCTGTACCTTGACAATTTAAAAACTATCACCTGCCGATTTGGGATTGGCTCTACTAAAGTGGAGTTCGACACAATCCATCCATAACAGGACTTACGCAAAATCATGATAAAACGAACCACAAAGGACACAAAGGACACGAAGTTAAGAGGGTTTCAGAAAGTTATTGCGTAAGTCCTACATAAATCAAAGATTCTTTCAACCTCTTTTCTGGAGTCGGGAGGATTTTTGAGAGTGGAAATATAGAAATTAACACACCTTGGCTAACGGCTGAAACCCTTATGATTTCGTTGAGGTGCGTCGATGTCTTGCTAGGTAAGGGTTTTGGACTTTTACTACTGGGCTTATTGCTAAAATAAGTGGGGTTATTGACAATCAAAATAAGGTGCGTCGATTTGTGGTCTGAAACTCTCTCCTAGTAAAGCCTCCTGGACGAACCCTTTCCATAACCACTTCCCCGCAAGGGGATGGAAACATCACTTTGCTTTTCGTAAGATCAGTTATGATTCTGACTTTCCATAACCACTTCCCCGCAAGGGGATGGAAACTTTAGCCGGAGAAACTAGCACTGGATTGCTATTGAACTTTCCATAACCACTTCCCCGCAAGGGGATGGAAACTAATTTCCACACAACCTACAAATGTCTCTACAAATGCTTTCCATAACCACTTCCCCGCAAGGGGATGGAAACTTTTTAGATAAATTTACCCCCAGGCAACCCGCTCACCCCTTTCCATAACCACTTCCCCGCAAGGGGATGGAAACTAGCATCCAGCCACAAGCCCGACCGTTTCCAACAGGAACACTTTGACTTTCCATAACCACTTCCCCGCAAGGGGATGGAAACTTTTTACCTATTACAGCCCAGTGGGTATTACCTATACTTTCCATAACCACTTCCCCGCAAGGGGATGGAAACGAAACAAAGAGTTTGCGGTTTTCAACTCTATAATCTAAACTTTCCATAACCACTTCCCCGCAAGGGGATGGAAACACTCCTGGGAACACTACCACGATATTGTTAGCCACAACTTTCCATAACCACTTCCCCGCAAGGGGATGGAAACAGCTTACAGTCCTTTTCACCGAGGTAAGTATGTACCACTTTCCATAACCACTTCCCCGCAAGGGGATGGAAACCTTTCTACGCCATCCAACAGTGTCAACTCATTGCTGAACTTTCCATAACCACTTCCCCGCAAGGGGATGGAAACGCCAATGCTAGCCTTGAGTTGATTCAAGGATGATTCATCTTTCCATAACCACTTCCCCGTAAGGGGATGGAAAGGGGCGAACAGCTACTATAATTTTGGTGATCGCCATTGCTAAAAACAATAAATAACGAAGAGCGAGAATTAGCCAGTCCGTTTTAACAGCTAGCAGTGGAGCGACCAGGGGATTTATCCCCGTGTATCTCTTATTTATTTCGTTGATTTTCAATATATTTCTGAATTGTTTCGGTACTAGCATTTCCGGCTGTAGCCACAAAGTAACTCGGAGTCCACAGCGTAGGTAATTTGAGTAACTGTGGGAATTCTTGCCTCAAATGGTGAGATGCACGACATTTAACTCGCTTCATAATACTGCTAGGTGCATCAACAGGTTCGCAATTTAAAAAGAGGTGAACGTGGTCGGGCATTATTTCTAGGGCTATTAGTTTCCAATTATTTTCAGCACATAGCTCAAAAATTATTTGCTGTAACCTATGCGCCACTTCTTCAACTAACACGGGATGACGGCGTTTTGGACAGAAAAGAAAATGATAATTGAGTCATGTAACAGAATGCGAATTAATCCGATATTCCGCTTGCTTTTCTATTAGCATTTTGTTGCTGAGTACAGTATAATCAAATAATGCAATCTACATTTTACTATGTATTCTTGCCAGCAAGTTTTGATTTCAAAAGATAGTGAAGTTATACCAATATTAGAGTTTATCTGTTCTGAAGCTAATAAACTAAGTAACTGCGCTATTTATTATGCTAGACAGCTTTGGTTTAAAAAGAACCGCTTTTGCAGTAAGTACGATTTAGATCTTGAAATGAAGTCTAACATTCACTTCAACGCTTTGCGGTCTGCTGTAGCTCAACAAACCATTCATGAAGTAGTTGAATCTTTTACAAGCTATAGAAAGCGATTAGCTCTTTATAAAAAAGGAGAATTAAAAGATAAGCCTAAGCCTCCTAAATATAAAAAGAAAGGAGGAATGAATATAGTTAGTTATCCAGCTAGGTGGCTAAAACTCAAGGACGACCGTTTAGTTTTTTCTTTAGGAAAGCAGGTTAAAGCATGGTTTGGGATAGATAGTTTTTGTCTACCCATGCCTTCAAATCTTGATTTTAAGTTGGTCAAAGAGGTGAGAATTCTGCCTCGTAATGGTTGTTTCTATGCAGAGTTTGTGAGCTTAGCTCCCCAATATGTAACTCAATTAGATAAATCTAAATTTGTCTCTGTGGATACTGGCTTGAATAATTGGCTAACTTGCGTTAGCAATGTTGGTAAATCATTCATTATTGATGGCAGAAAAGTTAAAAGTCAGAACCAGTGGTACAATAAGCAAGTAGCTAAGTTAAAGAAAAATAAGCCGCAAGGTTTTTGGGACGAACAATTAGCTGATATTACAGAAAAGCGCAACAGACAAATGCGGGACAATATTAATAAAGCTGCTAGATTTATTATCAATTGGTGCTTGAATAAGAATGTAGGTACTGTAATTTTGGGCTGGAACCAAAGGAATAAAAATGGGATAAATATAGGTAAGAAGAATAACCAAGAATTTGTTCATCTACCTACAGCTAAATTAAAGAATAGAATAGCTCAATTATGCCAGCAATACGGTATTGAATTTGTTGAGACGGAGGAATCATACACTTCCAAATCCTCATTTCTATCTAACGATGAGCTACCTGTCTTCGGTGCAAAATCTGAAAGGGTTGCTTTCTCTGGAAAAAGAGGACAAAAGGTTAAAGGCAAATTGAATAATTTAGGTCGTGGAGGTTACATTTGCCCATTTGGTTGGGTAAATAGCGATCTTAACGGAGCCGCGAACATCGCTAGAAAGGTAGCAACACAGCTAGGTTTAAATCTAGCCGAGGTTGTTAGGGGCGTTTTGACTCGCCCACATCGATACAGTTTAGACGACTTATCTAAATCTTATCGAAAAAGGAGTGTAGAGTCGTGTCTTCAGACCGACTCGTAACATCCTTTTAGAATCCGCTTTTTTCAAAGCGCGGAGAAGTCAACAATGTCCAAACCCCGTCATCCACGATTGACTACCGGATGGAATAACGCAGAGCTAGTAGGACTAGTATTTGAGTTAGAATCGCCTTCTGAAGCGTATTTATACCCCCAATATGCTATCGGTCTTCACGCTTGGTTTCTAGATCGAGTGCGATCGCAAGATCCCGAACTATCTGCTTATCTACACGATGGAGAATCGGAAAAGCCCTTTACAATTTCAGGATTAGCGGGAAATCTCATTCCTGTAGGCAAAAACTTGCAATTGCCAGCTAATAGTACCTATCGCTGGTACGTCACTGCTTTATCTGCCCAAGTGACCCAATTTTTAGCCCAATGGCTCAAAATCTTACCCGCAGAAATACCCTTAAGAAATGCACCTCTAACCATTCGTTCTTGTCAAATAGCCTTTCCACCGACTACCTACCGCCAATTATTTGAGTCAGAACAGCGATCTACCTTACAGTTGAGTTTTATCAGTCCAACGAGTTTTCGCCGTCAAGGACACCACTTTCCCCTACCTGTCCCGACAAACGTGTTTCACAGCTATTTGCGGCGCTGGAATGACTTTTCAGCCATCCCTTTCGATGCAGAAGCTTTCTTGGCTTGGATCGATAAATCTGTCATTATCCATCGCCATCGGCTAGAATCTGCCAAAGTCCAAGCAGGGAAAAAAGGTTCGGTGACGGGGTTTACGGGTTCGATAGAGTATGGTTTGAAGCCTTCAGAAACGGATAATCCAGATTTTATCCGCTTATTTGGAGCTTTAGGCAAACTCGCTCCCTATTGCGGTACAGGGCACAAAACTACGTTTGGTTTGGGTCAAACTCGCTGGGGGTGGCTGACTCCAGAACCTTTACCCACGCGAGATCTTGAGGATTTGCTAGCCCAAAGAATGGAGCAGTTAACAGAAATATTTATCGCCCAAAGAATCCGTCAGGGGGGCGATCGGGCTGCGGAAATAGCTCAAACATGGGCGACAATATTAGCTAGGCGAGAGTTTGGGGAAGCTCTAGGGGCGATCGCTTTGGATCTAGAAATGCCTTACGAAACCGTCAAAACTTATGCTAAATTAGCACGTCGGGCGATGAAAAACTAAGCCTTCAAAATTTGTTCTACTGTCAAATTTAATTCGGGAAAAGTTGCGGATATAATGCGATCGCTACCTCGATATATTTGCGATCCATACACGCCATTCTCATCGAGAAGATACACAAAAATTGCAGCCTCTTTGGGATTTCCTAAATAGCTTCTACTGGCGATCGCTAAATAATCTACAATCCAATATTCGCGAATCCCGAAGCGTTGATATTCATCTAATTTATCGACATAATCGTCTTCCCAATTGGTAGATACTACTTCTACAGCTACTTGCAAAGGTTCAAATAAGGCAGAATAAGCAGATGGGTTGGCTTCCCAAATATCGCGATCGACTACACTAACATCTGGGTTGCGCCCTTGTGCTACACCATCTTTTGTTTCAGTTGCGATCGCGATTCGTCCCGATACCCAATAATTAAGCTTCAAACGTTTCACTTCGTCTTTAAAGCTATCTGCAATTAACTCTGCTATTATTTCATGTTTTCTAGTAGCTAGTTTTCGCACAATCTCTCCATTGACTAATTCATAACAACCTTCTCGATCTGGAAGTTGTTCGACAAATTGCGCCAAGGTGAGTTTTTGTCTGGGTTGACTGGTAGTTAAAGTCATGGCTTTGTTCCTCAACTAACTGCTAACTGCTATTGTGACACGGCGATCGAGTTATCGCTGTCAAACTGGCGGGGTGAGGAAAGGGCGATCGCTCAAGATCTCGAAATGCCTTACGAAACCGTGAAAACATACGTTAAATTAGCACGACGGGCGATAAAAAGCTAAGCTTATCAAAGTTTTGTGAAGAGCGATACCTCCTTACACATTTTAGACAAAGTAGTATAATAGCTTCCAGATAAAGGATAAGTTTTATGAATTTACTACATTATTTTACTGACTTATGGTCTGATGTTATGCATTTATTTTCCGTGCAAACTGTAGATGCTGCAAATAATTTAGACTTTGTTAAAGAGGCAAATAAAATTATTAATGATATGTCTCAAAGGTTTGCTACTACTATTCAAATTATATTAGGTGCGTTCGGTACATTTGCCATATTATTGAGTATTCTAGCTGCATTTTATGGTAAAAGTTTGACTGATGCCAAGAAAGAAGCTAAGCAAGAAATTATTGCTCAAATAAGTAAATATGTTAGCGAGCAAATCGAAAATGAAGTTGCTTTTGCTAAGCGAACCTTTGAGAGAGAACAGATAGTTAGCAAGAGTGTTGTTGATTACTACTTAGCTTCTACAGAAAATCAGCCCAACGAATATAAATTGCTCGATAAGCGTGGATTTAGAAAACCTGTAAATTTTTACAACAAAACAGACTTGCCTAAAAAAAGATCGAAAAATTTCGATTTAGGCGATGTGTTTGTAATAGATGTAGCGAATGTAGATATTGAATTGTCACCAGAAGAAAAAGAGCAGGTTTCAAGTAAAACAGAAAATGATAGGAAAAA contains the following coding sequences:
- a CDS encoding ImmA/IrrE family metallo-endopeptidase, which translates into the protein MTPTISMSDLYHKLSQLGIEPNYIRECALPSWWNEELETKPVAVLEGAGYIAKRLGLDLKSLLAKDEPPRFKPQPHTKFKQHLSPNHRTLVAHSLVHRLAEMVAYGTEATFTNIPADVNQIRSQILTKSEEALPWNGRVSLTLSPQIDLTALLDYCWQQGIAVLHFSHFPPHTRPIEGTIQWHRNRPVIIIGAHHQDSAKLAFILAHELGHLALGHLTEGMLVEENIDLDSPDEAEYCANQFAINLGLDKSDISAKEPSCLHPNGQQIINKYLADRLDWDRFDDDSYEYLEKVLGVELCQSVGIV
- a CDS encoding element excision factor XisH family protein: MSRRDDLHFSLRRTLEKDDWLITDDPLVLVLEKTLLKADLGAEKFFTADNG
- a CDS encoding element excision factor XisI family protein, which gives rise to MDNSLTYAEILTQVLRKASQTQPRLQTLKISSVCDPESGQFLMVATGWHKSVWMNTILFHARLVDSKVVIEDDNLEEGLTDTLITAGIAPEDLVTGLSQEQRPISLQL
- a CDS encoding Fic family protein; translated protein: MLRQIQGRYVHCTTHNTPFDAYIPHPLPPNPPLNLDFLWDLVEQANRALGRLDGLGRQLPEINLLIYMYVRKEAVLSSQIEGTQSSLSDLLLYENVEAPGVTLEDVREVSGYVRALEWGWRRIQSDGMPLSLRLIREVHAELLATGRGSQSRPGEFRTNQNWIGGSEPARAIYVPPPPEELGMCLYNLEAFLNDLPARTPTLMKAALAHVQFESIHPFLDGNGRLGRLLITLILCAEKALMSPILYLSLYFKQHRAQYYELLQQVRLEGDWEAWLEFFLRGTIATADLAISAADRTIELLTGDRQTIGTWGRIAGSALQVHLALSQKPICTIEDLSDRVNLSRPTVSKTLELLTQAGMLRELTGRQRDRIFVYDRYLSILNEGTEAL
- a CDS encoding MBL fold metallo-hydrolase, yielding MKSLHCPHLFAWSTFDTERNIDFNSIAWIRPAGNILIDPLPLSEHDWKHLQALGGAAWIILTNSDHIRASQEIASQTSAQIAAPSLEQSTFPIPCNRWLQDGDEVVEGLQVIELHGSKTPGELALLLEETTLITGDLVRAHQPHRLMLLPDAKLKDKSAALASLKRLAELEKVETVLVGDGWSIFSQGHQYLHNLANLSVN
- a CDS encoding RNA-guided endonuclease InsQ/TnpB family protein codes for the protein MYSCQQVLISKDSEVIPILEFICSEANKLSNCAIYYARQLWFKKNRFCSKYDLDLEMKSNIHFNALRSAVAQQTIHEVVESFTSYRKRLALYKKGELKDKPKPPKYKKKGGMNIVSYPARWLKLKDDRLVFSLGKQVKAWFGIDSFCLPMPSNLDFKLVKEVRILPRNGCFYAEFVSLAPQYVTQLDKSKFVSVDTGLNNWLTCVSNVGKSFIIDGRKVKSQNQWYNKQVAKLKKNKPQGFWDEQLADITEKRNRQMRDNINKAARFIINWCLNKNVGTVILGWNQRNKNGINIGKKNNQEFVHLPTAKLKNRIAQLCQQYGIEFVETEESYTSKSSFLSNDELPVFGAKSERVAFSGKRGQKVKGKLNNLGRGGYICPFGWVNSDLNGAANIARKVATQLGLNLAEVVRGVLTRPHRYSLDDLSKSYRKRSVESCLQTDS
- the cas6 gene encoding CRISPR-associated endoribonuclease Cas6; translation: MSKPRHPRLTTGWNNAELVGLVFELESPSEAYLYPQYAIGLHAWFLDRVRSQDPELSAYLHDGESEKPFTISGLAGNLIPVGKNLQLPANSTYRWYVTALSAQVTQFLAQWLKILPAEIPLRNAPLTIRSCQIAFPPTTYRQLFESEQRSTLQLSFISPTSFRRQGHHFPLPVPTNVFHSYLRRWNDFSAIPFDAEAFLAWIDKSVIIHRHRLESAKVQAGKKGSVTGFTGSIEYGLKPSETDNPDFIRLFGALGKLAPYCGTGHKTTFGLGQTRWGWLTPEPLPTRDLEDLLAQRMEQLTEIFIAQRIRQGGDRAAEIAQTWATILARREFGEALGAIALDLEMPYETVKTYAKLARRAMKN
- a CDS encoding Uma2 family endonuclease, translating into MTLTTSQPRQKLTLAQFVEQLPDREGCYELVNGEIVRKLATRKHEIIAELIADSFKDEVKRLKLNYWVSGRIAIATETKDGVAQGRNPDVSVVDRDIWEANPSAYSALFEPLQVAVEVVSTNWEDDYVDKLDEYQRFGIREYWIVDYLAIASRSYLGNPKEAAIFVYLLDENGVYGSQIYRGSDRIISATFPELNLTVEQILKA